The genomic DNA ATGTGTAATTTTAGGTCCAACTTCCTACATTCAGAGCACTTGACATAACAGACTTGTTTATGTATAGTACACAAGTACTGACCTAGATTTAATCATTATAAATTCTagttattttctgctttttgtaTTTACAGCCACTCTGAGGCAGATGAGAATGACAGTGAGCTGTAGAGAGCAGTAagaggtcacacacacacacacacacacacacattaagagCCAGGCTAGAATAAAGAAAGGAACAAGACAATACTTGTGTATAGATGTTTTAGAGAAGCTTGTATAAGTTCAAGCTGTAGTTATTTGTGGTTTTGAatgacttttgttttttccttcttttccttgCAGGGTTGGTGTGGATGGAAAGCATCAAATTTTTGGGACCAGAATGCATACTACAACTTATGTATGCCTCAGAGACCAAAAGTTGTATAAAAACTGTATGttgaaatttacaaaatgcaaaaacattaaaaataaataaacgtttTATTGTAAACTCAGGCAATTTAAAACACCGAATTATTGTAAACTGTACACATGAAAAGGTTTTCCATATAGTACAATATTAATCAATGATTATGGGATATTTTGTTTCAAGAGGAATGTTGCCTTTCAATTTTCACTAAATCAATCAGCTTTAACCTGTGAAAACAGCAGGTTAATACAGGCATAaattatgtaaacatttttattaatttcttcttgGAAGAACAACAGCTTGAACGATCTtttcactgaaaagaaaaaaaaaacccacccatGGAGCCAGCCACACCACAGTATAGCCCCTCCACTCCTATGTAATGTTCTTCACACATCAAATGTGAATTCTTCCCTCAATGACGCCACAAGGGTGACAGATGTGGAAAATCATTGGAAAGGAAATTAACTCCCAATGTTGGAAGTCTTATCACCTTttcaaaataaatggatggaagcaaacatttaaaagcatggATTCCAGCTCTCATGTCAGGTGGCAGCATCTGTATTATTCACTTCTCATTTTGTCCGCTTACAGCCCGAGTTTTCTTGTGGTCCATGTGACCGTTTCAGGGGATTGTCTTTTGTGTTCTGTGGAGAGAACAGCAGTTCTCCACAAAGTTTCAACATCCGAGCCTCCTTAACAGCTGCCAGAAATGCAGCACATTTGGAGAATCCACAAGAAAAGGCAAGGTCTTCTGCCATCTGACCATCATGATTGcataagctgaaaaaaaaaaaaaagaaaaaaaaaaaaaggataaacatGTTTAGTAATTCCGTGAAAAATCAAATCCGCTTGATTTCTAAATTAAATGGCAAAGCCATTAATTTAgccagacagataaaaaaaaaaaaatttaacttatCATGGAAGGTTATGTCTAAACAAAAATTGACTACAGTGTACCCCTTGTAAAATGAATACACTTCTTCATCACAAGTTGCCTAACTTGATGCTGTACAGTAAAGTTGTACCATTTCTACAgtatttccttttaaaatttgTGTTGGAGCTGTAAATGTTTGTATTTCAATATTCACCTTAATGTTTTGTACTCTTtatatgaaaatggaaaaaagtatacTCCTGCATCCTAGACCTTGTTTAACTACCAATCAAAACATAAATGTGCTCTACTAGCGTGCATTACATAGCGATTGCTTaacataatgttaaaataattaagaattggctgcaaaacattttttagatttaatttaaaagataGTGGGCATCAGAACTGAAACCAATCGTGCTTCAAGTATTCGGCGAACAGCAATACCAAAAATGATACTccaataatttaaatttgtttataatCTTTAACCTGTAGTGCTAAATTTGCTGTTAAAAAGTTCAGGAAAGCCGAAATGCCAGAAATGTTTTACATGCATCCGTTGATAAAATACTTACTCAAGCTTTGCATTACTAGCCACAAGCAGGCTCAGACACTCAAAACTTCCAGCTTTTGCAGCTTTGTGGATTGGTGCTTCACCATAA from Erpetoichthys calabaricus chromosome 5, fErpCal1.3, whole genome shotgun sequence includes the following:
- the ankrd37 gene encoding ankyrin repeat domain-containing protein 37, with the protein product MFLFESDSQMGYCSSLMECDNSVNSPGDLFCQTPVHLAASAGEPFTLMWLLKTGADANLQDIYGEAPIHKAAKAGSFECLSLLVASNAKLDLCNHDGQMAEDLAFSCGFSKCAAFLAAVKEARMLKLCGELLFSPQNTKDNPLKRSHGPQENSGCKRTK